A region from the Nymphalis io chromosome 9, ilAglIoxx1.1, whole genome shotgun sequence genome encodes:
- the LOC126770962 gene encoding macrophage mannose receptor 1-like yields MPFKSCTYFIFLILFYNVSAGKKHFRYDYNYNEQAGGWLKLHRIPATWHDAWLRCHFEGAILASPINSLIETAIKNEMLKSRGTLDGIFSGFHATFSKGDFFSVDGVPLNRVSLEWVPTEPDNKNNDEDCILYAVNGTIADVNCNEVHPYICYKKKSKNMIINGCGTVDKEYSLDPNTGSCYKFHRVARNWTRAFMTCAAEGGHLAVINSETEANVLKEIFTKHPQDSIRSNLPDIMRDIIHVGFHDWSERGIWTTIHGNSLMEAGFDLWAENQPDNSLPGEYCGSMFRDGRLNDVWCHERGPFICEKSAESLLSDIDEPF; encoded by the exons ATGCCGTTTAAATCGtgcacatattttatttttttaatactattttacaaTGTATCTG CGGGTAAAAAACATTTCCGATATGATTACAATTATAACGAGCAGGCTGGGGGATGGTTGAAGCTTCATCGCATACCAGCGACATGGCATGACGCCTGGCTTCGGTGTCACTTTGAAG GTGCAATTTTGGCGTCTCCGATTAATAGTTTAATAGAGACTGCTATTAAAAATGAGATGTTAAAAAGCCGCGGCACTTTGGATGGAATTTTCTCTGGATTTCATGCAACTTTCTCTAAGGGAGATTTCTTTTCTGTCGATG GTGTGCCACTAAACAGGGTGTCGTTAGAGTGGGTACCTACAGAacctgataataaaaataacgacgAGGACTGTATACTATATGCTGTTAATGGTACAATAGCTGATGTGAACTGCAATGAAGTCCATCCTTACATTTGCTATAAGAAGAAATCTAAAAACATGATAATTAATGGTTGTGGTACCGTCGATAAAG AATACTCTCTAGACCCGAACACGGGAAGTTGTTACAAATTTCACCGCGTTGCGAGGAACTGGACGCGGGCCTTTATGACGTGTGCAGCGGAGGGGGGACATCTCGCAGTCATTAATAGTGAAACTGAAGCTAATgtcttaaaagaaatatttacaaagcaTCCTCAAGACTCAATACGTTCCAATCTCCCGGATATCATGCGTGATATAATTCATGTTGGCTTTCACGATTGGAGCGAAAGAGGCATATGGACTACGATACACG GGAATTCCCTCATGGAAGCTGGCTTCGATCTCTGGGCTGAAAATCAACCTGATAATTCGCTACCCGGCGAGTACTGCGGGTCTATGTTCCGTGATGGCCGCTTGAACGATGTCTGGTGCCATGAAAGAGGGCCATTCATCTGTGAAAAATCAGCAGAAAGCTTACTATCTGATATTGATGAGCCATTTTAG
- the LOC126770964 gene encoding CD209 antigen-like protein E isoform X3 has protein sequence MIIQNYLFLCLLLACSVVCISGARLFRFDYEYNTYIDGWLKLHVIPATWHDAWLRCDLEGSILASPITRRMKLAMDAHWKSKNIYDECAYYTGISASFSKGDFFSVDGIPLASMPVQWAPGEPDNENNNEDCIVSINGTIADVKCSEVFPYMCFKQKTKDMVMTKCGTVDKEYKLEPLTGHCYKFHRVGNTWTRAFMTCAAEGGHLAVINSRNEALHLKKLYDANFDKIAPGTYKDVIHIGMHDWNEHGVWRTIHGVNIEDAGYAEWKQGQPDNTSGQLCGAMFRDSKLDDFWCRYTASFICEKSPDSLLEL, from the exons atgattattcaaaattatttgtttctctgtttACTTCTTGCTTGTTCTGTTG TTTGTATTTCAGGGGCCAGACTATTTCGTTTTGACTAcgaatacaatacatatattgatGGATGGCTCAAACTCCATGTAATACCCGCCACCTGGCATGATGCTTGGCTCAGATGCGATCTTGAAG GTTCAATTTTGGCTTCACCAATAACCCGTCGGATGAAACTTGCGATGGATGCTCACTGGAAAAGTAAAAACATCTATGATGAGTGCGCCTATTACACTGGAATTAGTGCTTCTTTTTCTAAAGGAGATTTCTTCTCTGTTGACG GCATACCTTTGGCTAGTATGCCAGTGCAGTGGGCTCCTGGCGAACCAGACaatgaaaacaataatgaaGATTGTATAGTCTCAATCAATGGGACAATAGCTGATGTCAAATGCTCAGAAGTATTTCCATACATGTGTTTTAAGCAAAAAACAAAAGACATGGTTATGACGAAATGTGGAACCGTAGACAAAG AATATAAGCTGGAACCTTTAACTGGACATTGCTACAAATTTCACCGAGTAGGGAACACCTGGACTCGCGCGTTTATGACCTGTGCAGCTGAAGGTGGTCATCTCGCTGTGATCAACAGTCGAAACGAAGCTCTTCACCTAAAAAAACTATACGATgcgaattttgataaaattgctCCCGGTACATACAAAGATGTAATACATATCGGTATGCATGATTGGAACGAACACGGCGTCTGGAGGACCATTCATG GAGTAAATATCGAAGACGCAGGATACGCGGAATGGAAACAAGGACAACCCGATAACACATCTGGCCAGTTATGTGGTGCAATGTTCCGCGACAGTAAATTGGATGATTTCTGGTGTCGTTATACCGCTTCATTTATATGCGAGAAGAGTCCAGATAGCCTACTTGAACTATAA